Proteins encoded within one genomic window of Neodiprion fabricii isolate iyNeoFabr1 chromosome 6, iyNeoFabr1.1, whole genome shotgun sequence:
- the LOC124184268 gene encoding transcription factor E2F8-like, producing the protein MENQAMDTSTKESPDRRVLRELSNVKSEPVSPTANLRLLTTLASSLKSAPHNQSKIVRRTWTVSRNGDTDPLKLLPRKEKSLGLLCNKFLSLYPLTTAGGMPQDISLDTTAKALGTEKRRIYDIINVLESLEMASKAGKNRYLWHGHNYLPGTLAKLKSLAVKLGLREQIQDIQKINRAYTANFNNESPFLSTVVSQPTSADNNSLIETNAKEDKSLGVMCQKFIMLFLVSLKNGIINLDMAAKVLITDSEQSNETTDTSVRSRFKTKVRRLYDIANVLSAIGLIRKVSMSDSSIRKPVFQYTGPDVDYIDFDEETPVREGTRHSLIGMATPNRSLGPSVFLQSSSTKPSPCHNRLLIGSTTPVTQRRELRKRKLFGTDEKFGRTMSSPCLDNDRPSERLDDSILQVAEMELERLKSSEQPAKSKVCVKLFPRHNSESCVTATQVSGELNNIFEGLRSLESGLVKSLDSKPINEASDVSSSNAIDTLINGATGHKTLMTASNVNLVDIAAFNASSSIEVPSFNSSSHVNHPSSKNQIPTVHLSFTDTNLQAKINNVNTKPLKLKVRNPNIITVKNVSSNNFTVKNLSSDNTRTVRLTPYKIQPKTCGPKFVNLARIGPKKLIPIKPSDLSIASPSLRSVVIENPSLSNTSYAILTQVQTPIVSPGDILKAVQVGNTLQLVPLCNQTTINFTNEINSETSTNRS; encoded by the exons atggaaaaTCAAG CAATGGACACGAGTACCAAAGAATCTCCTGATCGGAGGGTCCTCCGCGAGTTGAGCAATGTCAAGTCGGAGCCGGTCTCACCCACGGCCAACCTGCGGCTGCTCACAACTCTAGCTTCGAGTCTAAAAAGCGCTCCTCACAATCAGTCTAAAATTGTAAGAAGAACATGGACAGTCTCGAGAAACGGGGACACGGATCCGCTCAAGTTATTaccgaggaaagaaaaatcccTCGGCTTGTTGTGTAACAA ATTCTTGAGCTTGTATCCATTGACAACGGCTGGTGGCATGCCGCAAGACATTTCACTGGATACAACGGCAAAAGCACTGGGTACTGAAAAACGAAGGATATATGACATAATAAACGTACTGGAGAGCTTAGAGATGGCTTCTAAAGCGGGGAAAAACCGTTACTTATGGCACGGGCACAACTACCTACCTGGCACTTTGGCTAAACTTAAATCACTGGCAGTTAAACTTGGCTTGAGGGAACAAATTCAAgacatacaaaaaattaatagagCATACACGGCTAATTTCAACAACGAATCACCTTTTTTGAGCACAGTAGTTTCACAGCCAACCAGCGCAGACAATAATAGTCTGATTGAAACCAACGCTAAAGAGGATAAGAGCCTTGGAGTTATGTGCCAAAAGTTTATTATGCTCTTCCTGGTTTCGTTAAAG AATGGAATTATAAATTTAGATATGGCTGCAAAAGTTCTTATAACAGACTCCGAACAGTCCAACGAAACCACTGATACCAGTGTAAGATCTCGCTTTAAAACAAAAGTGAGAAGACTCTATGATATTGCTAATGTTTTGTCGGCAATTGGATTAATAAGAAAAGTCAGCATGTCTGATAGTTCTATAAGAAAACCTGTTTTTCAATACACAGGCCCAGATGTAGACTACATAGACTTTGATGAAG AAACACCTGTTAGAGAAGGGACTAGACATTCACTCATAGGAATGGCTACACCGAATAGAAGTTTAGGACCCAGTGTTTTTCTACAATCATCTTCTACGAAACCATCTCCGTGCCATAACAGGTTACTGATTGGCTCGACGACTCCTGTTACCCAACGTAGAGAgcttagaaaaagaaaactcttcgGAACAG atGAGAAATTTGGCCGTACTATGAGCTCTCCTTGTCTGGACAACGATCGCCCTTCGGAACGCCTAGATGACTCAATATTACAAGTTGCTGAGATGGAACTTGAAAGGTTGAAGTCAAGTGAGCAACCCGCAAAATCTAAAGTTTGTGTTAAATTGTTTCCTAGGCATAATTCTGAATCTTGTGTAACGGCTACACAAGTATCTGGAgaattaaacaatatttttgaaggtCTACGTTCACTCGAAAGTGGTTTGGTTAAAAGTTTAGATTCCAAGCCAATTAATGAAGCGTCTGACGTGTCTAGTTCGAATGCCATTGACACTCTAATCAATGGTGCAACTGGTCATAAGACATTGATGACTGCCAGTAATGTAAATCTAGTCGACATAGCTGCATTCAATGCATCTAGTAGTATTGAAGTACCAAGTTTCAATTCATCCTCACATGTTAACCATCCTAGCTCAAAAAATCAGATACCTACTGTACATTTATCATTCACAGACACGAAtttacaggcaaaaataaataatgtgaATACAAAGCCACTGAAATTGAAGGTAAGAAACCCTAATATTATAACTGTAAAAAACGTatcttcaaataattttactgtcaaaaatctttcatcgGACAATACGAGAACGGTAAGACTCACACCGTATAAAATTCAACCGAAAACTTGTGGTCCGAAATTCGTCAATCTCGCAAGGATCGGcccaaaaaaattaattcctaTTAAACCAAGTGACTTGAGCATTGCCTCACCTTCGCTGCGTTCCGTTGTAATAGAAAATCCGAGCCTTTCTAACACGAGCTACGCTATACTAACTCAAGTTCAAACTCCCATCGTCTCTCCGGGCGATATACTTAAGGCAGTGCAAGTAGGTAACACCTTACAACTGGTTCCATTATGCAATCAAACGACAATTAATTTCACTAATGAAATTAACAGTGAGACTAGTACGAATCGTAGCTAA